From a region of the Streptomyces sp. NBC_01454 genome:
- a CDS encoding globin yields the protein MNKIPRGTLEEQTFYEQVGGEETFRRLVHRFYQGVAEDPLLRPMYPEEDLGPAEERLALFLMQYWGGPRTYSDGRGHPRLRMRHAPFTVDRAAHDAWLRHMREAVDSLGLSESHETQLWNYLTYAAATMINAAD from the coding sequence GTGAACAAGATTCCGCGCGGCACGCTCGAGGAGCAGACCTTCTACGAACAGGTCGGTGGCGAGGAGACCTTCCGGCGCCTGGTGCACCGCTTCTACCAGGGAGTCGCCGAGGACCCGCTGCTGCGGCCGATGTACCCCGAGGAGGACCTCGGCCCGGCCGAGGAACGGCTCGCCCTGTTCCTCATGCAGTACTGGGGCGGCCCCCGTACGTACAGCGACGGCCGTGGACACCCCCGGCTGCGGATGCGGCACGCCCCGTTCACCGTCGACCGGGCCGCACACGACGCCTGGCTGCGGCACATGCGCGAGGCGGTCGACTCCCTCGGCCTGTCCGAGTCGCACGAGACGCAACTGTGGAACTACCTCACGTACGCGGCCGCCACGATGATCAACGCCGCGGACTGA
- a CDS encoding vWA domain-containing protein: MAHFAKSPVPRFSAEVYQNPYLPEGGREVHAVVTVTATGGGTTGGRPVPAGGAGRPDAGVVIIVDCSGSMDHPAAKMRGAREATAAALDAVRDGVGFAVVAGTHRAVEVYPGGGRLAVAGADTRARAGEALRALGTGGGTAIGSWLRLTGRLLSSAGAGIRHAILLTDGRNEHESPQELRAALDACHGSFTCDARGVGTDWEVKEVTQIASALLGTADIVADPAGLTADFTRLMEAAMGKEVADVGLRLWTPLGAETVFVRQVAPTVADLTGRRRKSGPRSGDYPTGSWGDESRDYHLCVRVPAAGIGQEMLAARVSLIISGPDGDPAGSPPQPVSQALVRAVWTDDAAASTSIDPQVAHYTGQAELAQAIQQGLDARKSGDTGGAMAKLGRAVQLAGSSGNEETAKLLAKVVDVVDAATGTVRLKTTVAEADEMTLETRSTKTVRVKK, from the coding sequence ATGGCCCATTTCGCCAAGTCCCCGGTGCCGCGTTTCTCCGCCGAGGTGTACCAGAACCCCTACCTCCCCGAGGGCGGGCGTGAGGTGCACGCCGTCGTCACGGTCACCGCGACCGGGGGCGGCACGACCGGCGGCCGGCCGGTACCCGCGGGCGGCGCCGGCCGGCCCGACGCCGGCGTGGTGATCATCGTCGACTGCTCCGGGTCGATGGACCATCCGGCGGCGAAGATGCGCGGCGCGCGCGAGGCGACGGCCGCCGCCCTCGACGCGGTGCGCGACGGTGTCGGCTTCGCGGTGGTGGCCGGTACCCACCGGGCCGTGGAGGTCTACCCCGGCGGCGGCCGGCTGGCCGTGGCCGGTGCGGACACCCGGGCCCGGGCCGGGGAGGCGCTGCGCGCGCTCGGCACGGGCGGCGGCACGGCCATCGGGAGCTGGCTGCGGCTGACCGGACGGCTGCTGTCGTCCGCCGGGGCCGGCATCCGGCACGCCATCCTGCTCACCGACGGCCGCAATGAGCACGAGTCGCCGCAGGAGCTGCGCGCCGCCCTGGACGCCTGCCACGGCTCCTTCACCTGCGATGCTCGGGGCGTCGGCACGGACTGGGAGGTCAAGGAGGTCACCCAGATCGCCTCGGCACTCCTGGGCACCGCCGACATCGTCGCCGATCCGGCCGGGCTGACCGCCGACTTCACACGGCTGATGGAGGCGGCGATGGGCAAGGAAGTCGCCGATGTCGGGCTGCGGCTGTGGACCCCGCTGGGCGCCGAGACCGTCTTCGTCAGGCAAGTGGCACCCACGGTGGCGGACTTGACCGGCCGGCGCCGGAAGTCCGGGCCGCGGTCGGGGGACTATCCGACCGGCTCCTGGGGCGACGAGTCCCGCGACTACCACCTCTGTGTCCGCGTCCCGGCGGCCGGAATCGGCCAGGAAATGCTGGCCGCCCGTGTGTCATTGATCATCTCCGGCCCGGACGGGGACCCGGCCGGTTCGCCGCCACAGCCGGTGTCGCAGGCGCTGGTACGGGCCGTGTGGACGGACGACGCGGCCGCCTCCACGTCGATCGATCCGCAGGTGGCGCACTACACGGGGCAGGCGGAACTGGCACAAGCGATTCAACAGGGGCTCGATGCGCGCAAGTCGGGTGATACCGGCGGTGCCATGGCGAAACTGGGCCGCGCGGTACAGCTGGCCGGGAGCTCGGGCAACGAGGAGACTGCGAAACTGCTTGCGAAGGTGGTGGACGTCGTCGACGCGGCGACCGGTACTGTGCGACTGAAGACGACGGTCGCCGAGGCGGACGAGATGACTCTCGAAACCCGCTCGACAAAAACCGTTCGTGTGAAGAAATAG
- the ettA gene encoding energy-dependent translational throttle protein EttA: protein MAEYIYTMRKARKAHGDKVILDDVTLSFLPGAKIGVVGPNGAGKSTVLKIMAGLEQPSNGDAFISPGYTVGMLLQEPPLDESKTVLQNVQDGAAEIMGKLHRFNEVAELMATDYSDALMEEMGKLQEDLDHANAWDLDTQLEQAMDALGCPPGDWPVTTLSGGERRRVALCKLLLEAPDLLLLDEPTNHLDAESVQWLEQHLAKYPGTVVAVTHDRYFLDHVAQWICEVDRGRLHGYEGNYSKYLETKQTRLKVEGQKDAKRAKRLKEELEWVRSNAKGRQAKSKSRLARYEEMAAEADKMRKLDFEEIQIPPGPRLGSVVVEVDKLNKAFGEKVLIDDLSFTLPRNGIVGVIGPNGAGKTTLFKMLQGLETPDSGDIKVGETVKISYVDQSRENIDPKKTLWAVVSDELDYINVGQVEMPSRAYVSAFGFKGPDQQKPAGVLSGGERNRLNLALTLKQGGNLLLLDEPTNDLDVETLSSLENALLEFPGCAVVVSHDRWFLDRVATHILAYEGESKWFWFEGNFESYEKNKVERLGADAARPHRATYKKLTRG from the coding sequence TTGGCTGAGTACATCTACACGATGCGCAAGGCGCGCAAGGCGCACGGCGACAAGGTCATCCTCGATGACGTGACGCTGAGCTTCCTGCCCGGCGCAAAGATCGGTGTCGTGGGTCCCAACGGCGCCGGTAAGTCCACGGTGCTGAAGATCATGGCCGGTCTTGAGCAGCCGTCGAACGGTGATGCGTTCATCTCCCCGGGCTACACCGTCGGCATGCTCCTGCAGGAGCCGCCGCTGGACGAGTCCAAGACGGTGCTGCAGAACGTGCAGGACGGCGCCGCCGAGATCATGGGCAAGCTCCACCGCTTCAACGAGGTCGCCGAGCTCATGGCGACCGACTACTCCGACGCGCTGATGGAGGAGATGGGCAAGCTCCAGGAGGACCTCGACCACGCCAACGCGTGGGACCTGGACACCCAGCTGGAGCAGGCCATGGACGCGCTGGGCTGCCCGCCCGGCGACTGGCCGGTCACCACCCTCTCCGGTGGTGAGCGCCGCCGCGTCGCGCTGTGCAAGTTGCTGCTGGAGGCCCCCGACCTGCTGCTCCTCGACGAGCCCACCAACCACCTGGACGCCGAGTCCGTGCAGTGGCTGGAGCAGCACCTCGCGAAGTACCCCGGCACCGTCGTCGCCGTCACCCACGACCGGTACTTCCTCGACCACGTCGCCCAGTGGATCTGCGAGGTCGACCGCGGCCGCCTGCACGGCTACGAGGGCAACTACTCCAAGTACCTGGAGACCAAGCAGACCCGTCTCAAGGTCGAGGGGCAGAAGGACGCCAAGCGCGCCAAGCGCCTCAAGGAAGAGCTGGAGTGGGTGCGCTCCAACGCCAAGGGGCGGCAGGCCAAGTCCAAGTCGCGACTGGCCCGTTACGAGGAAATGGCCGCCGAGGCCGACAAGATGCGGAAGCTGGACTTCGAGGAGATCCAGATCCCGCCGGGCCCGCGCCTGGGCAGTGTCGTCGTCGAGGTCGACAAGCTCAACAAGGCCTTCGGCGAGAAGGTCCTGATCGACGACCTGAGCTTCACCCTGCCCCGTAACGGCATCGTCGGTGTCATCGGCCCGAACGGCGCCGGCAAGACCACGCTGTTCAAGATGCTCCAGGGCCTGGAGACCCCGGACTCCGGCGACATCAAGGTCGGCGAGACCGTCAAGATCTCCTACGTCGACCAGAGCCGCGAGAACATCGACCCCAAGAAGACCCTGTGGGCCGTGGTCTCCGACGAGCTGGACTACATCAACGTCGGCCAGGTCGAGATGCCCTCGCGCGCCTACGTGAGCGCGTTCGGCTTCAAGGGCCCGGACCAGCAGAAGCCGGCCGGGGTGCTCTCCGGCGGTGAGCGCAACCGCCTCAACCTGGCGCTCACCCTCAAGCAGGGCGGCAACCTCCTGCTCCTCGACGAGCCGACCAACGACCTCGACGTCGAGACCCTGTCCTCGCTGGAGAACGCGCTCCTGGAGTTCCCGGGCTGCGCCGTGGTCGTCTCCCACGACCGCTGGTTCCTCGACCGCGTCGCCACGCACATCCTGGCGTACGAGGGCGAATCCAAGTGGTTCTGGTTCGAGGGCAACTTCGAGTCCTACGAGAAGAACAAGGTCGAGCGCCTCGGTGCGGACGCGGCCCGTCCGCACCGCGCCACGTACAAGAAGCTCACCCGGGGCTGA
- a CDS encoding acyl-CoA thioesterase: MRHLYSCPLRWSDMDAFGHVNNAVFVRYLEEARIDFMRRLAPGDGSPSFTGGSVVARHEIDYVRPLVHRHAPVTVELWVTKISAASMTVGYEVKDEDTLYLRASTVVVPYNFTEERPRRLTAEEKSILKEYLDDASHQRGAVAV; the protein is encoded by the coding sequence GTGCGACACCTCTACTCCTGCCCCCTGCGCTGGTCGGACATGGACGCGTTCGGCCATGTCAACAACGCGGTGTTCGTCCGCTACCTCGAAGAGGCGCGGATCGACTTCATGCGCCGGCTGGCGCCGGGGGACGGCAGCCCGTCGTTCACGGGCGGCTCGGTCGTCGCCCGGCACGAGATCGACTATGTGCGCCCGCTGGTCCACCGGCACGCCCCGGTGACCGTCGAGTTGTGGGTGACGAAGATCAGCGCCGCGTCGATGACGGTCGGCTACGAGGTCAAGGACGAGGACACCCTCTATCTGCGCGCCTCGACCGTCGTCGTCCCGTACAACTTCACCGAGGAGCGTCCCCGCCGCCTCACCGCGGAGGAGAAGTCGATCCTCAAGGAGTATCTGGACGACGCCTCGCACCAGCGGGGGGCCGTCGCGGTATGA
- a CDS encoding FtsX-like permease family protein, translating into MNTPSRTNWWRARLRASRTAALTLGALVLVTAFLAAAFPRAREAYETDGVRHALGSVPPAQRTMDITVSRADLTGGDPAAAYAAPELARQDRAIRGQFAAPLRIDGNEAVYGVRTTKAPAARDAWLPRPDGLTPLLSLYAASGLDRHATVTRGRLPHAARPGARTLEAAVTVATARTLRLHPGSRLHLEGLTVRICGLLAPRAPQGAYWAVDPLMATARQDVSAGPPPQRYWRAGLLLSPQDGPALPAAAEPEKFWRYPLDTGALTGRDAPLLRERVVSLEHGAALARLRTVAGAGALADSAVDGLLDSFARTRAAIAPVVAVAAFGIGTVASVVLLMTAGLAAARRHAELALLRARGASLAGLTGQLAAETATVALPAAAAGGALALLVPGERVLPSLLAAAGTGLLGTLALPLRAAAAHRRPRPAERGDLVRARPSRRRTVAELTLLVLAVGAVLALRRRATAAGGVDALVSAAPVLLAGIAALVLMRLYPLPLRLAARPAARRAGLTGFLSLARAGRAPATAQLPLLALVVALTTASFGGSVLAGVATARDHAALTAVGAEARIAAGRALPEALRRAVARVPGVTEAVPVRIGIQAADDDGPPLYLVIADAEAYSRLARATGLGPFDARELADPGGDRPLPALVSPSFVTRFGRAPMALQPEFGQLVIRPRAVRADTPAQPGGDFVVLNSRSVARLHPDTYADPANGPSLLLLSGHALDAGALRTALRTHTPPSQPARLTLRSAARAALADSPLQQGAERLYTAAVAAGAGFALLALLLSLLQDAPQRTQLLARLRTMGLTPAQGRRLMVLEALPQALLAALGGLLSGAAAVRLLGPGTDLTPLALPGAPGGGARDTVRLPVDAASLLLPSAGVLALALAVVLAQTWRSGRRRESTELRAGDPR; encoded by the coding sequence GTGAACACCCCGTCCCGCACGAACTGGTGGCGCGCCCGGCTGCGCGCCTCGCGCACCGCGGCACTGACGCTGGGCGCGCTCGTCCTGGTCACGGCGTTCCTGGCGGCGGCGTTCCCGCGCGCGAGGGAGGCGTACGAGACCGACGGGGTGCGCCATGCGCTCGGTTCGGTGCCGCCCGCCCAGCGGACGATGGACATCACCGTCTCGCGCGCGGACCTGACCGGCGGCGACCCCGCGGCCGCCTACGCCGCGCCGGAGCTGGCCCGCCAGGACCGCGCGATCCGGGGGCAGTTCGCCGCGCCGCTGCGGATCGACGGAAACGAGGCCGTGTACGGCGTCCGCACCACCAAGGCGCCGGCCGCCCGGGACGCCTGGCTGCCCCGGCCGGACGGTCTCACCCCCCTCCTCTCCCTGTACGCGGCCTCCGGCCTGGACCGGCACGCCACCGTCACCCGGGGGCGGCTGCCGCATGCCGCGCGGCCGGGGGCGCGCACCCTGGAGGCGGCGGTCACCGTCGCCACCGCCCGCACCCTCCGGCTGCACCCGGGCAGTCGGCTGCATCTGGAGGGGCTGACGGTCCGGATCTGCGGCCTGCTCGCCCCGCGTGCCCCGCAGGGCGCGTACTGGGCGGTGGACCCGCTGATGGCCACCGCCCGCCAGGACGTGTCGGCGGGCCCGCCGCCGCAGAGGTACTGGCGGGCCGGTCTGCTGCTGTCGCCGCAGGACGGCCCGGCGCTGCCGGCCGCCGCCGAGCCGGAGAAGTTCTGGCGCTACCCCCTCGACACCGGTGCGCTGACCGGCCGGGACGCCCCGCTGCTGCGGGAGCGGGTGGTCTCCCTCGAACACGGCGCGGCGCTCGCCCGGTTGCGTACGGTCGCGGGCGCCGGCGCACTGGCCGACAGCGCGGTGGACGGGCTGCTGGACTCTTTCGCCCGGACGCGGGCGGCGATCGCGCCGGTCGTCGCGGTGGCCGCGTTCGGGATCGGCACCGTGGCGTCGGTGGTGCTACTGATGACCGCCGGACTGGCCGCGGCCCGACGGCACGCCGAGCTGGCCCTGCTGCGGGCCCGCGGCGCCTCACTGGCCGGGCTGACCGGGCAACTGGCGGCGGAGACCGCGACGGTGGCGCTGCCCGCGGCCGCTGCCGGCGGCGCCCTGGCGCTGCTGGTGCCCGGTGAGCGGGTACTGCCCTCGCTGCTGGCGGCGGCCGGGACCGGGCTGCTGGGCACGCTCGCCCTGCCGCTGCGGGCCGCCGCCGCCCACCGCCGGCCCCGTCCCGCCGAGCGCGGCGACCTGGTACGGGCCCGCCCCTCCCGGCGCCGCACGGTCGCCGAACTGACCCTGCTGGTACTGGCGGTGGGCGCGGTACTCGCCCTGCGCCGCCGCGCTACGGCGGCCGGCGGGGTGGACGCCCTGGTCAGCGCGGCCCCGGTGCTGCTCGCAGGGATCGCCGCGCTGGTCCTGATGCGGCTGTATCCCCTCCCGCTGCGGCTGGCCGCCCGGCCCGCCGCCCGGAGGGCCGGGCTGACCGGGTTCCTGTCGCTGGCCCGCGCCGGCCGCGCCCCGGCCACCGCCCAACTCCCCCTGCTGGCCCTGGTGGTGGCGCTGACCACGGCCTCCTTCGGGGGCTCGGTGCTCGCCGGGGTCGCCACGGCACGCGACCACGCGGCGCTGACCGCGGTCGGCGCCGAGGCCCGGATAGCCGCCGGCCGTGCCCTCCCCGAGGCGCTGCGGCGCGCGGTCGCCAGGGTGCCGGGCGTCACGGAGGCCGTACCGGTGCGGATCGGCATCCAGGCCGCCGACGACGACGGGCCGCCGCTCTACCTGGTCATCGCCGACGCCGAGGCCTACTCCCGGCTCGCCCGCGCCACCGGCCTGGGCCCGTTCGACGCGCGGGAACTGGCCGACCCGGGCGGCGACCGGCCGCTGCCCGCGCTGGTCTCACCCAGCTTCGTGACCCGCTTCGGGCGCGCCCCGATGGCCCTGCAGCCGGAGTTCGGCCAGCTGGTGATCCGTCCACGGGCCGTCCGCGCCGACACTCCCGCGCAGCCCGGCGGCGACTTCGTCGTCCTCAACTCCCGGAGCGTGGCCCGGCTGCACCCGGACACCTACGCCGACCCCGCCAACGGCCCCTCCCTCCTGCTGCTGTCCGGCCACGCCCTCGACGCCGGGGCGCTGCGCACCGCCCTCCGTACCCACACCCCGCCGTCGCAGCCCGCCCGGCTGACCCTGCGCTCCGCCGCACGCGCCGCACTGGCCGACTCGCCCCTCCAGCAGGGCGCGGAGCGCCTCTACACCGCCGCCGTCGCGGCCGGTGCCGGCTTCGCCCTGCTCGCCCTGCTCCTGTCCCTCCTCCAGGACGCGCCGCAGCGCACCCAACTCCTGGCCAGGCTGCGCACGATGGGCCTGACACCGGCCCAGGGGCGGCGGCTGATGGTTCTGGAGGCGCTGCCGCAGGCGCTGCTCGCGGCCCTGGGGGGCCTGCTGTCCGGCGCCGCGGCGGTCCGGCTGCTGGGCCCGGGGACGGACCTCACCCCGCTCGCCCTCCCCGGCGCCCCGGGAGGCGGCGCACGGGACACCGTACGACTGCCCGTCGATGCCGCGTCCCTGCTGCTGCCGTCGGCGGGCGTGCTCGCCCTGGCCCTGGCGGTGGTCCTGGCGCAGACCTGGCGGAGCGGACGGCGCCGCGAGAGCACCGAGTTGAGAGCGGGGGACCCCCGATGA
- a CDS encoding FHA domain-containing protein, whose protein sequence is MPTCPSGHQSVAEDWCEVCGQRMAGAVPPPPSLPAGFLNAPPGPPPGQPGPPPGPPAPPQGRPGPPPGGPGFGNPGPGAHDHQGGQGGYGFPPPAPGPDNSGGQGGYGFPPPTPGPGPDRSGQPETCPQCGTPREAMAPFCEGCRYNFLTNSPTSYAPPPGQQPGPPPGAPGPQGGQGGYGFPPPAPGPGPGPQDGYGFPPPQPQQPQPPQQQGMPGGGPGGMPGQGGFPDQAGPGGFPDQPGPGGYPGQPGPGGYPGQPGPPPGMPGPGPAGQPGPPPQQSDDWPLSPPNAQAAPPPMAPAPPGPGPQAPFEQQLPPAPFPPQDQSPYGQQPPAPYEQQQMPQQGPDQQWQGGPGTGQGPAAPPQGPQPVVGTGWVVAIAPDREYFMAMMGRSGPEAAGLNLPAYSPEQVLPLANGQIAIGRRRNSTGEAPDIDLGSTPEDPGVSHQHALLVQQQDGSWAVVDQNSTNGTTINLAEDPIQPYVPVPLHEGDRVHVGAWTTLTVRRG, encoded by the coding sequence ATGCCGACCTGCCCGAGCGGCCACCAGTCGGTGGCCGAAGACTGGTGCGAGGTGTGCGGCCAGCGGATGGCGGGTGCTGTGCCCCCGCCGCCCTCCCTGCCTGCGGGATTCCTCAACGCACCGCCCGGACCGCCGCCCGGCCAGCCCGGACCGCCGCCCGGACCGCCCGCCCCGCCGCAGGGCCGGCCCGGCCCGCCGCCCGGCGGCCCCGGCTTCGGCAACCCCGGCCCCGGTGCGCACGACCACCAGGGCGGCCAGGGCGGCTACGGCTTCCCGCCCCCCGCACCGGGCCCCGACAACTCCGGTGGCCAGGGCGGTTACGGCTTCCCGCCCCCGACACCCGGCCCCGGCCCGGACCGCTCCGGACAGCCCGAGACCTGTCCGCAGTGCGGTACGCCCCGCGAGGCGATGGCGCCGTTCTGTGAGGGGTGCCGCTACAACTTCCTCACCAACTCCCCGACGTCCTACGCGCCGCCGCCCGGACAGCAGCCGGGCCCGCCGCCCGGCGCCCCCGGCCCCCAGGGCGGCCAGGGCGGCTACGGCTTCCCGCCGCCCGCACCGGGCCCGGGCCCGGGCCCGCAGGACGGATACGGCTTCCCGCCGCCGCAGCCCCAGCAGCCCCAGCCCCCGCAGCAGCAGGGCATGCCGGGAGGCGGCCCCGGCGGCATGCCCGGCCAGGGCGGCTTCCCCGACCAGGCCGGCCCCGGCGGCTTCCCCGACCAGCCCGGTCCCGGCGGCTACCCCGGACAGCCCGGCCCGGGCGGCTACCCCGGTCAGCCCGGCCCGCCGCCCGGCATGCCCGGCCCCGGCCCGGCCGGTCAGCCCGGTCCGCCGCCGCAGCAGAGCGACGACTGGCCGCTGAGCCCGCCGAACGCCCAGGCCGCACCGCCGCCGATGGCGCCCGCGCCGCCCGGGCCGGGCCCGCAGGCCCCGTTCGAGCAGCAGCTGCCGCCCGCGCCGTTCCCGCCGCAGGACCAGAGCCCCTACGGGCAGCAGCCGCCGGCTCCGTACGAGCAGCAGCAGATGCCGCAGCAGGGACCGGACCAGCAGTGGCAGGGCGGCCCCGGCACCGGCCAGGGTCCCGCGGCGCCGCCGCAGGGTCCGCAGCCGGTCGTCGGCACCGGCTGGGTGGTGGCCATAGCGCCGGACCGTGAGTACTTCATGGCGATGATGGGCCGCAGCGGCCCGGAGGCGGCGGGGCTCAACCTGCCCGCGTACTCCCCCGAGCAGGTGCTGCCGCTCGCCAACGGCCAGATCGCGATCGGCCGCCGCCGGAACAGCACCGGTGAGGCCCCGGACATCGACCTGGGCAGCACGCCCGAGGACCCGGGCGTCTCGCACCAGCACGCGCTGCTGGTGCAGCAGCAGGACGGCAGTTGGGCGGTGGTGGACCAGAACTCCACCAACGGCACGACGATCAACCTCGCCGAGGACCCGATCCAGCCCTATGTGCCGGTCCCCCTCCACGAGGGCGACCGGGTGCATGTCGGCGCCTGGACGACGCTGACCGTCCGCCGCGGCTGA
- a CDS encoding PP2C family protein-serine/threonine phosphatase, producing the protein MPPGPPAPAGGTGRAGPAEPPPAPQDRLPYGDTGTPPVPRHAPPVPTHAPAVPGPAPVTDAPPPPVDPRVAGYGAATGGGAGADAEPAAPATESGAPGAPADGAAAATGPTGTPAHGTPLCSACRSGAVDADGYCLRCGQARPPARDHMECEVGGVAAVSDRGHRHHRNEDFFALRATALPDGGPAVVAVVCDGVSSATRPDEASAAASEAAGEALQASLPHGTHPQQAMHEAILAASSAVDALAADDSPAQDEHRQQNAPACTFVGAVVGGGLLTVGWVGDSRAYWIPNDRTAPPARLTEDDSWAAQMVANNLMSEAEANADERAHAITGWLGADAYEVEPHTATFQPDGPGVVVVCTDGLWNYAETAEQMAAVLPYDSPSRPLDGARALVTHALDGGGHDNVTVALVPFPAPAVRAGSA; encoded by the coding sequence ATGCCTCCCGGGCCGCCCGCCCCGGCCGGCGGCACGGGCCGTGCCGGACCCGCCGAGCCGCCGCCGGCTCCGCAGGACCGCCTCCCCTACGGGGACACCGGCACCCCGCCGGTGCCGCGGCACGCCCCGCCGGTACCCACTCATGCGCCGGCGGTGCCCGGCCCCGCGCCGGTGACCGACGCCCCGCCGCCGCCCGTCGACCCGCGCGTGGCGGGATACGGGGCGGCCACCGGGGGCGGCGCCGGTGCGGACGCGGAGCCCGCTGCGCCGGCCACGGAATCCGGTGCGCCCGGTGCGCCCGCGGACGGTGCAGCCGCGGCGACGGGACCGACCGGCACCCCCGCCCACGGCACCCCGCTGTGCTCCGCCTGCCGGTCCGGCGCCGTGGACGCCGACGGCTACTGCCTGCGGTGCGGCCAGGCCCGGCCCCCCGCCCGTGACCACATGGAGTGCGAGGTGGGCGGTGTCGCGGCAGTCAGCGACCGCGGCCACCGCCACCACCGCAACGAGGACTTCTTCGCCCTGCGGGCCACCGCCCTCCCCGACGGCGGCCCCGCCGTGGTCGCGGTGGTCTGCGACGGCGTCTCCTCGGCGACCCGCCCGGACGAGGCCTCCGCCGCCGCGTCCGAGGCGGCGGGCGAGGCGCTGCAGGCGTCCCTGCCGCACGGCACCCATCCCCAGCAGGCCATGCACGAGGCCATCCTGGCGGCCTCCTCGGCGGTCGACGCCCTCGCCGCCGACGACTCCCCGGCGCAGGACGAGCACCGTCAGCAGAACGCCCCGGCCTGCACCTTCGTCGGCGCGGTGGTCGGCGGCGGCCTGCTGACCGTCGGCTGGGTCGGCGACAGCCGCGCCTACTGGATCCCCAACGACCGTACGGCGCCGCCCGCCCGGCTCACCGAGGACGATTCCTGGGCCGCCCAGATGGTCGCCAACAACCTGATGTCCGAGGCCGAGGCCAACGCCGATGAGCGGGCCCACGCCATCACGGGCTGGCTCGGCGCGGACGCCTACGAGGTCGAGCCGCACACCGCCACGTTCCAACCGGACGGTCCCGGTGTCGTGGTGGTGTGCACCGACGGGCTGTGGAACTACGCCGAGACCGCGGAGCAGATGGCCGCGGTGCTGCCGTACGACTCCCCCAGCCGGCCGCTGGACGGCGCCCGGGCGCTGGTCACCCACGCGCTCGACGGCGGCGGGCACGACAACGTAACAGTGGCGCTGGTGCCGTTCCCCGCACCGGCTGTGCGGGCAGGATCGGCCTGA
- a CDS encoding ABC transporter ATP-binding protein, with translation MTTPPDDTTDGTAPPAAHGPGAAPPARPRAAAPAGLAELERRAASRHGRPAYGHDALIACDRLVRVFSTDGVEVQALQGLDLLVAEGELMALVGASGSGKSTLMNILAGLDVPTAGAATVAGRDLLTMDARARLGYRRDVVGFVWQQTARNLLPYLTALQNVMLPMQLRGGRRRAARTKAAGELLSMLALDHCRDRRPHQLSGGEQQRTAIAVALANTPSVLLADEPTGELDSHTAEQVFTAFRTANEELGTTIVIVTHDQAVASEVRRTVAIRDGRTSSEVLRRTERDATTGRESLVAREYAMLDRAGRLQLPAEYTHSLGMEHRVLLELESDHIGVWPDHTADAAARAQEKDRGEDGGGAGDETG, from the coding sequence ATGACCACACCGCCCGACGACACGACCGACGGCACCGCACCACCGGCGGCGCACGGCCCGGGGGCGGCCCCGCCCGCCCGGCCGCGCGCCGCCGCGCCCGCCGGCCTGGCCGAGCTGGAGCGACGGGCGGCCTCCCGGCACGGCCGGCCCGCCTACGGGCATGACGCACTGATCGCCTGCGACCGGCTGGTACGGGTCTTCAGCACCGACGGGGTCGAGGTGCAGGCCCTGCAAGGGCTGGATCTGCTGGTCGCCGAGGGTGAGTTGATGGCGCTGGTCGGGGCGTCCGGCAGCGGCAAGTCGACCTTGATGAACATCCTGGCGGGCCTGGACGTGCCGACCGCGGGCGCCGCCACGGTCGCCGGCCGCGATCTGCTGACGATGGACGCCCGGGCCCGGCTCGGCTACCGCCGTGACGTCGTCGGCTTCGTCTGGCAGCAGACCGCCCGTAACCTCCTGCCGTATCTGACGGCCCTGCAGAACGTCATGCTGCCGATGCAGCTGCGTGGCGGCCGCCGGCGGGCGGCCCGGACGAAGGCGGCCGGGGAGCTGCTGTCGATGCTCGCCCTCGACCACTGCCGCGACCGCCGTCCGCACCAGCTCTCCGGCGGCGAACAGCAGCGCACCGCGATCGCGGTGGCACTGGCCAACACCCCGTCCGTGCTGCTGGCCGACGAGCCGACCGGCGAACTGGACTCGCACACCGCCGAGCAGGTCTTCACGGCCTTCCGTACCGCCAACGAGGAGCTGGGCACCACGATCGTGATCGTCACCCATGACCAGGCGGTGGCGAGCGAGGTACGGCGCACGGTCGCGATCCGCGACGGCCGGACGTCCTCGGAGGTCCTGCGGCGCACCGAACGGGACGCCACGACCGGCCGGGAATCCCTGGTGGCCCGCGAGTACGCGATGCTCGACCGCGCGGGCCGGCTGCAGTTGCCGGCCGAGTACACCCACAGCCTGGGGATGGAACACCGCGTCCTGCTGGAGCTGGAGAGCGACCACATCGGGGTCTGGCCCGACCACACCGCGGACGCGGCGGCCCGGGCACAGGAGAAGGACCGGGGCGAAGACGGGGGTGGGGCCGGGGACGAAACTGGCTAG